From one Solanum stenotomum isolate F172 chromosome 12, ASM1918654v1, whole genome shotgun sequence genomic stretch:
- the LOC125847890 gene encoding uncharacterized protein LOC125847890: MAALSSKPNHIRSVSFPGRSHPATQRVEEELNKLKSLEVSVAPAAVTNGLLGLEKLFKCIDDLFNLHQTLQALSQNLHAKWLDDLLDKSVRLLDFCGTIRELVSQCKENVRDLQSSLRRRKGDSTTDDSVERFTSFIKKIKTDAKRLVSTLKQMDQVTAVSILLDADQDALPAIRAIKEANAACLSTFQMLLSFLCVPLLKPKLSKWSLLSRLVNKERIVPLVLEENMSLEAKLENFEAYLVSFEDGLEATFRCLIRCRSSLLNVLSC; the protein is encoded by the coding sequence ATGGCTGCTCTTTCTTCAAAACCTAATCACATTCGATCAGTCAGTTTTCCTGGCAGATCACACCCAGCCACCCAGAGAGTTGAAGAGGAGCTAAACAAGCTCAAATCTTTGGAAGTATCAGTTGCACCAGCAGCTGTGACCAATGGTCTACTTGGTTTGGAGAAATTATTCAAGTGcattgatgatcttttcaacTTACATCAAACCCTTCAAGCCCTCTCCCAGAATCTACATGCAAAATGGCTTGACGATTTATTGGATAAATCAGTGAGGCTTCTTGACTTTTGTGGCACAATAAGGGAACTTGTCTCACAATGTAAAGAAAATGTAAGAGATCTTCAATCCTCCCTCAGAAGGAGAAAAGGAGATTCAACTACAGATGACAGCGTTGAAAGATTTACCTCTTTCATCAAGAAGATCAAGACGGATGCCAAAAGATTAGTCTCCACTTTGAAGCAAATGGATCAAGTGACTGCAGTATCGATCTTGCTAGATGCAGATCAAGATGCATTACCTGCGATTAGAGCAATAAAAGAAGCTAATGCAGCATGTCTTTCAACTTTCCAAATGCTCTTGTCCTTCTTGTGTGTGCCACTTTTGAAGCCTAAGCTATCTAAATGGTCACTGCTTTCAAGATTGGTAAACAAAGAAAGAATAGTTCCACTAGTCCTAGAAGAAAACATGAGCTTAGAGGCCAAGCTTGAAAACTTTGAGGCTTATCTTGTCAGCTTCGAAGATGGATTGGAAGCAACATTTAGATGCCTGATTAGATGTAGAAGCTCACTACTGAATGTTTTATCCTGCTAA
- the LOC125847885 gene encoding uncharacterized protein LOC125847885 produces MNLSTIRTMAALSPRSHSHSSYRTRCVSFPARSHPSTIKIEQVLNKIKTWESSSPLSPKAEEKTQNALSSGLVELYECVEELLALPMTQRALLQHQDDNFVKELLERSVRFIDICSNTRDTVMCLKESVRELQSALRRSKAGDDLLTIEGSVSAYISSRKNTQKEIEKSLTILKQIDNTPSATMKDSQLSAIIRVLEDASFTTISTFQSLLMFLSVPASKPKSNKWSLVSKLVHKGVVGSEGQREKLTELEKVDTALNNLLDHVSGHEEEVESFEFAQRNLENLESSIEDLENGLEMLFKLLIRTRVSLLNILSLSR; encoded by the coding sequence atgaaccttTCAACAATTCGAACAATGGCTGCTCTTTCCCCAAGGTCTCATTCTCATAGCTCTTATCGTACCCGTTGTGTTAGTTTTCCTGCTAGATCACACCCCAGCACAATCAAGATTGAACAAGTTTTGAACAAAATCAAAACTTGGGAATCATCTTCTCCTTTATCTCCAAAAGCAGAAGAAAAAACCCAAAATGCTCTGTCAAGCGGCCTTGTAGAATTATACGAGTGTGTAGAGGAACTACTTGCGCTGCCAATGACTCAGAGGGCGCTTCTCCAGCATCAAGATGACAATTTTGTGAAGGAATTGCTGGAAAGATCAGTGAGATTCATAGATATCTGCAGCAACACAAGGGATACCGTCATGTGTTTGAAAGAAAGCGTGAGAGAACTTCAATCCGCGCTTCGAAGAAGCAAAGCAGGAGATGATTTATTGACTATTGAGGGTAGTGTTAGTGCTTATATTTCTTCAAGAAAAAACACTCAAAAGGAAATTGAAAAATCCCTTACTATACTGAAACAGATAGATAACACCCCATCAGCCACAATGAAAGACTCTCAGCTCTCTGCTATAATTAGAGTTCTTGAAGATGCCAGTTTCACAACTATTTCTACTTTTCAGTCATTGTTAATGTTTCTTTCTGTGCCAGCCTCGAAACCAAAGTCCAATAAATGGTCATTGGTTTCGAAGCTGGTACATAAAGGGGTTGTAGGCAGTGAAGGGCAGAGGGAAAAGCTGACTGAGTTGGAGAAAGTTGACACTGCACTCAACAACTTGCTGGATCATGTTTCTGGACATGAAGAGGAAGTGGAAAGTTTTGAATTTGCACAAAGAAATCTGGAGAATTTGGAGAGTAGCATTGAGGATCTTGAAAATGGATTAGAGATGTTGTTCAAGCTTTTGATCCGGACAAGGGTGTCTCTACTCAACATACTTTCTCTCAGTAGATAA
- the LOC125847880 gene encoding protein GRAVITROPIC IN THE LIGHT 1 → MANKVSNFSDLIQRVTASCLLHPLSSNGHISGARDADESEDDKYTTEDDDEEEEEHPPYVETLEKFQNFEVKNEEIRTEKVIEMEMLLGEVFDAVSAMKKAYVSLQEAHCPWDQDKMRVADVAVISELRRLGVLRERFRRNVGGGSERGDWRVGAATLREVVAPYESAVEELKQEVRAKDIEIDDLKEKLKTATLLSSNSGKKNKSKRRVNCSSQAPVNMSPAPDLFESTVSSVKEASKSFTSLLLSLMRSAHWDIAAAVRSIEAASSNSTTPTADSIVGANHAKYALESYVNRKMFQGFDHETFYMDGSLSSLLHPDQHRRECFTQYRDMKAMDPMELLGILPTCSFGNFCFKKYLAIVHPKMEESLFGDLEQRRQVLAGNHPRSQFYGEFLGLAKTVWLLHLLAFSLDPPPSHFEASNGSEFHPKYMDSVVKYSISMGIGGRMGMGLVVGFPVSPGFKLGNGSVVKARVYLVPKNGF, encoded by the coding sequence ATGGCCAACAAGGTTTCCAATTTCTCGGATCTGATCCAACGTGTCACTGCTTCTTGCTTGCTCCATCCACTTTCCTCCAACGGCCACATCTCCGGTGCTCGTGACGCCGACGAATCTGAAGATGACAAGTACACTACCGAAGACGacgacgaagaagaagaagaacaccCACCTTATGTGGAAACTCTGGAAAAATTCCAGAATTTTGAGGTAAAAAATGAGGAGATAAGAACTGAGAAAGTAATTGAAATGGAAATGCTTTTAGGGGAAGTGTTCGATGCAGTGTCGGCAATGAAGAAGGCTTACGTTAGTCTACAGGAGGCGCATTGTCCATGGGATCAGGATAAAATGCGCGTGGCTGACGTGGCTGTGATATCTGAACTGCGGAGGCTTGGAGTGTTGAGGGAAAGATTCCGGCGGAATGTCGGCGGTGGAAGTGAAAGAGGGGACTGGAGAGTCGGGGCGGCGACGCTGAGAGAAGTGGTGGCGCCGTATGAGTCAGCCGTGGAAGAACTGAAGCAAGAAGTGAGGGCAAAGGACATTGAGATCGATGATTTGAAGGAGAAGCTAAAAACGGCGACGTTGCTTAGCAGCAATAGTGGAAAGAAAAACAAGTCAAAACGAAGAGTTAACTGCAGCAGTCAAGCTCCAGTTAATATGTCGCCGGCACCTGACCTGTTCGAATCTACAGTGAGCTCAGTTAAAGAAGCCTCAAAATCCTTCACGAGTTTGCTCCTCTCTTTGATGCGCTCTGCTCACTGGGACATTGCGGCGGCAGTGAGATCCATCGAAGCTGCTTCATCGAACTCCACCACACCAACGGCGGATTCAATTGTCGGAGCCAACCACGCAAAATACGCACTGGAATCTTATGTGAACCGCAAAATGTTCCAAGGATTCGATCACGAGACATTCTACATGGACGGAAGCTTGTCATCACTGCTCCACCCAGACCAGCACCGCCGCGAGTGTTTTACACAGTACAGGGACATGAAAGCAATGGACCCAATGGAACTTCTTGGGATTCTCCCAACTTGCAGTTTTGGAAACTTCTGTTTCAAGAAGTATTTGGCCATTGTACACCCCAAAATGGAGGAATCTCTGTTTGGTGATTTGGAGCAGAGGCGTCAGGTACTGGCTGGGAACCATCCGAGGAGTCAGTTTTACGGGGAGTTTCTTGGGCTAGCAAAGACCGTTTGGCTGCTGCATTTACTGGCGTTTTCTTTGGATCCTCCGCCAAGTCATTTTGAGGCAAGCAATGGATCCGAGTTTCACCCGAAGTACATGGATAGTGTGGTGAAGTATTCCATTTCCATGGGGATAGGAGGGAGAATGGGTATGGGTCTAGTTGTTGGGTTTCCAGTTAGTCCGGGGTTTAAGCTTGGAAATGGATCAGTTGTTAAGGCTAGGGTTTATTTAGTCCCCAAAAATGGGTTTTAA
- the LOC125847891 gene encoding uncharacterized protein LOC125847891: MATTSCHIRSISLPTRPHNQRVEEILNKLKMLEVSTASTAETICSRLLVLEDLHKCVDDLLNLTHPSQHGKWFEDLLEQSMRILDVCGTIRELVSQCKEHVRDVASSIRRRKQDSNTESNIVRFASFRKKMKKDARRLVLSLKQMHEETEGSVFLDAAPEIAFFIRAMRKVSASCIPIFQMLLSFMCVPLLKPKSSKWSLVSRLVYKGRVSCEVQEPNINMETRLETFESQLDSFENGLERVYRCLIRSRSSLLNTVSF, encoded by the coding sequence ATGGCTACTACTTCTTGCCATATTAGGTCAATCAGTTTACCCACTAGACCacacaatcagagagtggaaGAGATTCTCAACAAGCTCAAGATGCTGGAAGTATCTACTGCATCAACAGCAGAGACTATTTGCAGTCGTCTACTTGTTTTGGAAGACCTACACAAATGTGTTGATGATCTTCTTAACTTGACTCACCCCTCCCAACATGGAAAATGGTTTGAAGATTTATTGGAACAATCCATGAGAATTCTTGATGTTTGTGGCACGATAAGGGAATTAGTGTCACAATGTAAGGAACACGTAAGAGATGTAGCATCATCTATCAGACGGAGAAAGCAAGATTCAAACACAGAATCCAACATAGTCAGATTCGCCTCCTtcagaaaaaagatgaagaaggatGCTAGAAGATTAGTCTTGTCCTTAAAGCAAATGCATGAGGAGACTGAAGGATCCGTGTTCTTAGATGCAGCGCCGGAAATAGCATTTTTTATTAGAGCAATGAGAAAAGTCAGTGCATCATGCATTCCGATTTTCCAAATGCTCTTGTCTTTCATGTGTGTGCCACTCTTGAAGCCTAAGTCATCTAAATGGTCACTGGTTTCAAGATTGGTGTATAAGGGAAGAGTATCATGTGAAGTCCAAGAACCAAACATCAACATGGAAACCAGGCTGGAAACTTTTGAGTCTCAACTTGATAGTTTTGAGAATGGATTGGAAAGAGTATATAGATGCCTGATTAGATCAAGGAGCTCCCTACTAAATACAGTTTCCTTCTAA
- the LOC125847879 gene encoding uncharacterized protein LOC125847879 translates to MTVANAATKHCKKAMKMGLSLFYRTFNSSKCKTMAKMTVARIKLLRNKREVVVRQMRRDIAMLLESRQDATARIRVEHVIREQNILQANEILELFCELIVARLTIIAKQKQCPADLKEGISSLIFAAPRCSDIPELMGIKDVFEKKYGKDFVSAATDLRPNAGVNRTLIEKLSVKTPSGEVKLKIMKEIAKEYQVEWDTADSEMELLKPPEERIEGPNGFVSATSLPLKPTSKQPAEPNNLPRASDDGELKVAKFDDPASAAKAAAESAKQAIAAAEAAAYLASKDAKASSAGCHNSRNNATVDNIPFISGAQAPKFSQNEVAPPSQSIVDLYDMHWSSKNIRNSENSHGSAGEEMPLDMKRSQKFDRRHSYNVPSSNRNVQYDDSECDEEIEMEDPPSGTYKPSPPTDTDGGKFYRRHSYNVPSAHSGIKFDESDGEEEMETQEFTRGTNRAPNRPAPHVPRVHPNLPDYDKLTARFESLKSQKSRRT, encoded by the exons ATGACAGTAGCAAACGCTGCCACCAAGCACTGCAAGAAGGCCATGAAGATGGGTCTTTCTCTCTTCTACAGAACCTTCAATTCTTCTAAATG CAAGACAATGGCAAAGATGACGGTGGCGAGAATAAAATTGCTGAGAAACAAGAGGGAGGTGGTTGTGAGGCAAATGAGGAGAGACATTGCTATGCTTCTTGAATCCCGTCAGGATGCCACTGCTCGTATTCGG GTCGAACATGTAATAAGGGAACAAAATATATTGCAAGCAAATGAGATCCTCGAGCTCTTCTGTGAACTAATTGTGGCTAGACTAACAATTATTGCAAAGCAAAA GCAATGTCCAGCTGATTTGAAAGAGGGGATATCAAGTTTGATTTTTGCTGCCCCAAGGTGCTCAGATATTCCAGAATTGATGGGAATTAAAGACGTTTTTGAGAAGAAATATGGAAAAGATTTTGTTTCAGCAGCGACTGACCTGCGACCCAACGCTGGTGTAAACCGGACG CTCATTGAAAAGCTCTCTGTGAAAACTCCAAGTGGTGAAGTCAAACTAAAAATCATGAAAGAAATAGCCAAGGAATACCAGGTTGAATGGGACACCGCAGATTCAGAGATGGAGCTTCTCAAGCCACCAGAAGAGCGTATA GAAGGACCAAATGGCTTTGTAAGTGCCACTAGCTTACCCCTGAAGCCGACCTCAAAGCAACCTGCTGAGCCTAACAACCTCCCAAG GGCTTCAGATGACGGAGAATTGAAAGTTGCCAAATTTGATGACCCAGCTTCAGCTGCTAAAGCAGCTGCTGAATCTGCCAAGCAAGCAATTGCTGCAGCTGAAGCAGCTGCATATCTGGCCAGTAAAGATGCAAAAGCATCTTCTGCTGGTTGTCACAACTCTAGGAACAATGCAACTGTTGACAATATCCCTTTCATTTCTGGTGCTCAGGCTCCCAAGTTCTCGCAAAATGAAGTGGCACCACCTTCTCAGTCCATAGTTGATCTGTATGATATGCACTGGAGTAGTAAGAACATCAGGAATTCTGAAAATTCGCATGGTTCTGCTGGTGAAGAGATGCCATTAGATATGAAAAGATCACAGAAGTTTGATAGGAGACATAGCTATAATGTCCCATCCTCAAATCGTAATGTTCAGTATGATGATTCAGAGTGCGACGAGGAAATCGAGATGGAAGATCCCCCAAGTGGGACATATAAACCCAGCCCACCAACTGATACTGATGGTGGGAAGTTCTACAGAAGGCACAGCTACAATGTTCCATCAGCACATTCAGGTATCAAGTTTGATGAATCAGATGGTGAAGAAGAGATGGAAACTCAAGAATTCACTAGAGGAACCAATCGAGCCCCTAACCGTCCTGCACCTCATGTGCCTCGGGTTCATCCCAATTTACCTGACTACGACAAGCTTACTGCTCGCTTCGAGTCTCTCAAGTCCCAGAAATCTCGTCGTACCTAG